The following coding sequences lie in one Streptomyces venezuelae genomic window:
- a CDS encoding TetR/AcrR family transcriptional regulator: protein MSATTGEATTGGATGGGATARRPSRVAKLPPRERILDAAEELFQSEGIRRVGVQAIADRAETTKAAIYRHFETKDALVAEWLRIVAADYQAAFDRVEATHPDAPREQILGLARFIAEGLPTLSYRGCPFINSLAELPDRSHPARQVIEEHKARQTRRLVALCEEAGLTDPAQTAAEITFLLEGAQVSTQNGSIDRIGDRLLGIVEALLDRCAPPPARTAPDSPPPGRS, encoded by the coding sequence ATGTCAGCGACCACCGGCGAAGCGACCACTGGCGGAGCAACCGGCGGCGGAGCAACCGCCCGCAGGCCGAGCAGGGTGGCCAAACTCCCGCCCCGCGAGCGCATCCTCGACGCGGCGGAGGAGCTCTTCCAGAGCGAGGGCATCCGGCGGGTGGGCGTCCAGGCGATCGCCGACCGGGCCGAGACGACGAAGGCGGCGATCTACCGGCACTTCGAGACGAAGGACGCGCTGGTCGCGGAGTGGCTGCGGATCGTCGCGGCCGACTACCAAGCCGCCTTCGACCGGGTCGAGGCCACACACCCCGACGCGCCCAGGGAGCAGATCCTGGGCCTGGCCCGCTTCATCGCCGAGGGGCTGCCCACGCTCTCGTACCGGGGCTGCCCGTTCATCAACTCCCTCGCCGAACTGCCCGACCGCTCGCACCCCGCGCGGCAGGTGATCGAGGAGCACAAGGCGCGCCAGACCCGGCGGCTGGTCGCCCTGTGCGAGGAGGCAGGCCTGACCGACCCCGCGCAGACCGCGGCCGAGATCACGTTTCTGCTGGAGGGCGCGCAGGTCAGCACGCAGAACGGCAGCATCGACCGGATCGGGGACCGCTTGCTGGGCATCGTGGAAGCACTGTTGGACCGATGTGCGCCCCCACCTGCGCGGACCGCTCCGGATTCGCCGCCTCCGGGTAGGTCGTGA
- a CDS encoding TVP38/TMEM64 family protein, whose protein sequence is MFETATARPQGVAARCARTLLSPWSRLSLLVVLLAAAATCVLLFEPQRVLSDGWPAQLGGATAVALFAVAYGACTAAFVPRPLLNLAAGALFGSQAGLAAAIAGTVFGAGIAFGLGRMLGQDALRPLLRGRWLKAADGQLSRHGFRSMLAVRLFPGVPFAAANYCAAVSRMGWLPFLLATGLGSIPNTAAYVIAGARASTPTSPVFLVAMGFIAVTGLGGAAVAWFKRHHFRAP, encoded by the coding sequence ATGTTCGAGACCGCAACCGCCCGCCCGCAGGGCGTCGCCGCGCGCTGCGCCAGGACCCTGCTCTCGCCGTGGTCGCGGCTGTCGCTGCTCGTGGTGCTGCTCGCCGCGGCGGCGACATGCGTCCTCCTCTTCGAACCGCAACGCGTCCTCTCCGACGGATGGCCCGCGCAGTTGGGCGGCGCCACCGCGGTGGCGCTGTTCGCGGTGGCGTACGGGGCGTGCACCGCCGCCTTCGTGCCGCGGCCGCTGCTCAATCTGGCGGCGGGTGCGCTCTTCGGCTCGCAGGCGGGCCTGGCCGCGGCGATCGCCGGCACCGTGTTCGGCGCCGGGATCGCCTTCGGACTCGGCCGGATGCTGGGCCAGGACGCGCTGCGGCCACTCCTGCGCGGGCGCTGGCTGAAGGCCGCGGACGGCCAGCTCAGCCGGCACGGGTTCCGCTCGATGCTGGCGGTACGGCTGTTCCCCGGCGTCCCGTTCGCCGCGGCCAACTACTGCGCGGCGGTGTCCCGCATGGGCTGGCTGCCGTTCCTGCTCGCGACGGGCCTCGGCTCGATCCCGAACACGGCGGCGTACGTGATCGCGGGGGCCCGCGCGTCGACGCCGACGTCGCCCGTCTTCCTGGTCGCGATGGGGTTCATCGCGGTGACGGGTCTGGGCGGGGCGGCGGTGGCGTGGTTCAAGCGCCACCACTTCCGCGCCCCCTGA
- a CDS encoding thiolase family protein, protein MRDAVIVEAVRTPVGKGKPQGALADVHPVELLAHTLRTLVERTGIDPALIDDVIGGTVDQVAEQAMNTTRYAVLSAGFPESVPATTVDRQCGSSQQAVHFAAQGVISGAYDMAVACGVESMSRVPMWSNVPEGADPFGPGVAGRYPEGLVPQGISAELIAAKWSIGRERMDAFATASHRRAARAWDAGLFDAETAPLAGLTRDESVRPGTTPDVIAGLKPAYYDPHFGERFPQIEWSVTAGNASPVNDGAAALLITTSENAARLGLRPLARLHSFAVTGSDPLLMLTGVMPATEKVLRKASLSLDDIDLFEVNEAFAAVVLAWLQETGADPEKVNVHGGALALGHPLGASGARLMTTLVHAMRVRGSRYALQTMCEAGGLANATVLEAL, encoded by the coding sequence ATGCGTGATGCCGTCATCGTCGAAGCCGTACGCACCCCCGTCGGCAAGGGCAAGCCGCAGGGCGCCCTCGCCGACGTCCACCCCGTCGAACTCCTCGCCCACACCCTGCGCACCCTCGTCGAACGCACCGGAATCGACCCCGCGCTGATCGACGACGTGATCGGCGGCACCGTCGACCAGGTCGCCGAGCAGGCCATGAACACCACCCGCTACGCCGTCCTCTCGGCCGGCTTCCCCGAGTCCGTGCCCGCGACCACCGTCGACCGGCAGTGCGGCTCCTCGCAGCAGGCCGTGCACTTCGCGGCGCAGGGCGTCATATCGGGTGCGTACGACATGGCGGTCGCCTGCGGCGTGGAGTCGATGAGCCGCGTACCGATGTGGTCGAACGTGCCCGAGGGGGCGGATCCGTTCGGGCCGGGTGTCGCCGGGCGGTACCCGGAAGGGCTGGTCCCGCAGGGCATCAGCGCCGAACTCATCGCCGCCAAGTGGTCCATCGGACGCGAGCGGATGGACGCGTTCGCGACGGCCTCGCACCGGCGTGCCGCGCGTGCCTGGGACGCCGGCCTGTTCGACGCCGAGACCGCGCCCCTCGCCGGTCTCACGCGCGACGAGTCCGTGCGACCGGGCACCACCCCCGACGTCATCGCGGGGCTCAAGCCCGCCTACTACGACCCGCACTTCGGCGAGCGGTTCCCGCAGATCGAGTGGTCCGTCACGGCCGGCAACGCGAGCCCGGTCAACGACGGAGCGGCCGCCCTCCTCATCACCACCAGCGAGAACGCCGCCCGCCTCGGCCTGCGTCCGCTCGCCAGGCTGCACAGCTTCGCCGTCACCGGATCCGACCCGCTCCTCATGCTCACCGGCGTCATGCCCGCGACGGAGAAGGTGCTGCGCAAGGCGTCTCTGAGCCTGGACGACATCGACCTCTTCGAAGTCAACGAGGCCTTCGCGGCCGTCGTCCTCGCCTGGCTGCAGGAGACCGGCGCCGACCCGGAGAAGGTCAACGTGCACGGCGGCGCCCTCGCTCTCGGGCATCCGCTCGGCGCCAGCGGCGCCCGGCTGATGACCACCCTGGTCCACGCGATGCGCGTTCGCGGGTCGCGGTACGCCCTGCAGACGATGTGCGAGGCGGGAGGACTCGCCAACGCGACTGTCCTTGAGGCGCTGTAG
- a CDS encoding winged helix-turn-helix transcriptional regulator: MKDPRPCSIADALALVGEKYSLLVLREVCLGNERFDQLVRNIGAPRDVLATRLRRLVEAGILEKQVYSERPQRFRYSPTPAGLELEPVLMTLMAWGDRHLRGDENRPMVLEHACGHELVPVVTCSACGDAVRHDDLTAHPQAPGWTTAGPAPQPPVGPAAVP; the protein is encoded by the coding sequence ATGAAGGATCCGCGCCCCTGCTCGATCGCCGACGCCCTCGCGCTCGTCGGCGAGAAGTACTCCCTGCTCGTCCTGCGGGAGGTGTGTCTCGGCAACGAGCGCTTCGACCAGCTGGTACGCAACATCGGCGCGCCCCGCGACGTCCTCGCGACACGCCTGCGCCGACTGGTGGAGGCGGGCATCCTGGAGAAGCAGGTGTACAGCGAGCGCCCACAGCGCTTCCGCTACAGCCCGACCCCGGCCGGCCTCGAACTGGAGCCCGTGCTCATGACCTTGATGGCGTGGGGCGACCGCCACCTGCGCGGAGACGAGAACCGCCCCATGGTCCTCGAACACGCCTGCGGCCACGAACTGGTCCCGGTGGTCACCTGTTCGGCCTGCGGCGACGCGGTCCGGCACGACGATCTCACCGCGCACCCCCAGGCACCGGGATGGACGACGGCGGGCCCGGCGCCACAGCCGCCGGTCGGCCCTGCCGCCGTCCCGTAA
- a CDS encoding undecaprenyl-diphosphate phosphatase, which translates to MSWLESFILGLVQGLTEFLPISSSAHLRLTAAFAGWHDPGAAFTAITQIGTEAAVLIYFRKDIARILSAWFGSLFGKVPRSDHDAQMGWLVIVGSIPIGVLGVTFKDQIEGPFRDLRLIATTLIVMGIVLGIADRLAARDETGGKHRAVRERKSLKELGVRDGLIYGICQAMALIPGVSRSGATISGGLLMGYTREAAARYSFLLAIPAVLASGVFELKDAGEGHVSWGPTIFATLIAFVVGYAVIAWFMKFITTKSFMPFVYYRVLLGIVLFVLVGVGELSPHAGESAG; encoded by the coding sequence ATGTCTTGGCTTGAATCCTTCATCCTCGGGCTCGTCCAGGGGCTGACCGAGTTCCTCCCGATCTCCTCCAGCGCGCATCTGCGCCTGACCGCGGCGTTCGCGGGCTGGCACGATCCGGGGGCGGCGTTCACCGCGATCACCCAGATCGGCACGGAGGCGGCGGTGCTGATCTACTTCCGCAAGGACATCGCCCGCATCCTGTCGGCATGGTTCGGCTCGCTCTTCGGGAAGGTGCCGCGCTCGGACCACGACGCGCAGATGGGCTGGCTGGTCATCGTCGGCTCGATCCCGATCGGCGTCCTCGGCGTGACGTTCAAGGACCAGATCGAGGGCCCGTTCCGCGATCTGCGCCTCATCGCCACGACGCTGATCGTGATGGGCATCGTCCTCGGCATCGCCGACCGCCTGGCGGCCCGCGACGAGACGGGCGGCAAACACCGGGCGGTCCGTGAGCGCAAGAGCCTCAAGGAACTCGGCGTCAGGGACGGCCTGATCTACGGCATCTGCCAGGCGATGGCCCTGATCCCCGGCGTGTCGCGCTCGGGCGCGACGATCAGCGGCGGCCTCCTGATGGGCTACACCCGCGAGGCCGCGGCCCGCTACTCCTTCCTCCTCGCCATCCCCGCGGTCCTCGCCTCCGGCGTCTTCGAACTGAAGGACGCGGGCGAGGGTCACGTCTCCTGGGGTCCGACGATCTTCGCCACGCTCATCGCGTTCGTGGTCGGCTACGCGGTGATCGCCTGGTTCATGAAGTTCATCACCACGAAGAGCTTCATGCCGTTCGTCTACTACCGGGTCCTGCTGGGCATCGTGCTGTTCGTCCTGGTGGGCGTCGGAGAACTCAGCCCGCACGCGGGTGAGTCGGCGGGCTAG
- a CDS encoding VOC family protein has translation MTLQRMDNVAVIVEDLDAAIAFFGEIGMELEGRTQIEGLYADRIVGLDGVRTDIAMMHVPDGHGRLELTKYHAPAAVATAPPHPSPNTLGLHRVMFAVDDIDDTVARLRPHGAELLGEVVRFENSYRLCYLRGPAGIIVALAEQIG, from the coding sequence ATGACGCTTCAGCGGATGGACAACGTCGCCGTCATCGTCGAGGACCTGGACGCCGCCATCGCCTTCTTCGGCGAGATCGGCATGGAACTGGAGGGCAGGACGCAGATCGAGGGCCTCTACGCGGACCGTATCGTCGGACTGGACGGCGTACGCACCGACATCGCGATGATGCACGTCCCCGACGGCCACGGCAGGCTGGAGCTGACGAAGTACCACGCCCCCGCGGCAGTCGCCACCGCACCGCCCCACCCGTCGCCCAACACGCTGGGCCTGCACCGCGTCATGTTCGCCGTCGACGACATCGACGACACCGTCGCCCGCCTGCGCCCCCACGGCGCCGAGCTTCTCGGTGAGGTGGTCCGGTTCGAGAACAGCTACCGCCTCTGCTACCTCCGCGGCCCCGCGGGCATCATCGTCGCCCTGGCCGAACAGATCGGTTAG
- a CDS encoding nuclear transport factor 2 family protein, with amino-acid sequence MTQRVELAAVIDRLAVDALITEYAVAVDDGDWTAYRQLFAPDGRADYRSAGGIEGGADEITAWLSETMRMFPMRQHLITNRRLEFGTLEQDIDDVARVQADYVNPMRFAQPPGPSPAVEPTTAPDFICGGRYAFTLTRTHNGWRLRHVVVTEKWRQLAGRRREAATEA; translated from the coding sequence ATGACGCAGCGCGTGGAACTCGCCGCCGTGATCGACCGGTTGGCCGTCGATGCCCTCATCACCGAGTACGCGGTGGCCGTCGACGACGGCGACTGGACCGCCTACCGACAGCTCTTCGCCCCCGACGGACGCGCCGACTACCGCTCCGCGGGCGGCATCGAAGGAGGAGCCGACGAGATCACCGCGTGGCTTTCCGAGACCATGCGGATGTTCCCCATGCGCCAGCACCTGATCACCAACCGCAGGCTGGAGTTCGGGACGCTGGAACAGGACATCGACGACGTCGCCCGCGTCCAGGCCGACTACGTGAACCCGATGCGGTTCGCGCAGCCCCCGGGCCCGTCCCCCGCCGTCGAGCCCACGACCGCGCCGGACTTCATCTGCGGCGGCCGCTACGCCTTCACCCTGACCCGTACGCACAACGGCTGGCGGCTGCGCCACGTGGTCGTCACGGAGAAGTGGCGCCAGCTGGCCGGCCGACGGCGGGAAGCCGCCACGGAGGCCTGA
- the lnt gene encoding apolipoprotein N-acyltransferase encodes MELSDDDRRERYRQRAGRLLASRWWRGALAVTAGALPALAFPAPSLWWFAYVALVPWLLLARSAPTARRAALDGWLGGLGFMVAVHHWLLPSLHVFTVVIAALLGLLWAPWGWLVRRVLGGVPGPARAAGALVVLPSGWLLVELVRSWEGLGGPWGLLGSSQWQVPPALRLASVGGVWLVSAFVVVVNTGVALLAVAGAAGAARTSTGRTGAPATGYSTRQTGAPATGYSTRQTGAPGTESSTRQTGAPGTDRAAKTQRPTSLTAPILPALAGILTVATATAAAWAWAPRPESAGHTRVAVVQPGIIADGIASADKRLAREEALTRTLAGRHPDLVVWGESSVGFDLADRPDVARRIAALSREVGADILVNVDARRSDRPGIFKSSVLVGPDGPTGDRYDKMRLVPFGEYIPARSLLGWATSVGKAAGEDRRRGDRQVVMRTGHDLRVGPLVCFESAFPDMSRRLTRDGAQLLLAQSATSSFQNSWAPRQHASLAAVRAAETGRPMVHATLTGVSAVYGPEGSRVGSTIGTSASAAALYDVPLATGETAYVEWGDWPVHAALLVLLALGLTEGLRSLRSRRSPGQAAGSAAPATSPDPAPEPREPHARTAHGSPARPGR; translated from the coding sequence ATGGAGCTGTCCGACGACGACCGACGGGAGCGGTACCGGCAGCGTGCCGGGCGGCTGCTCGCGTCCCGCTGGTGGCGCGGCGCCCTCGCTGTCACCGCGGGAGCGCTGCCCGCTCTCGCCTTCCCCGCCCCGTCACTGTGGTGGTTCGCGTACGTCGCCCTGGTGCCGTGGCTGCTCCTGGCGCGGTCGGCTCCGACCGCCCGGCGCGCCGCGCTCGACGGCTGGCTGGGCGGCCTCGGCTTCATGGTGGCCGTGCACCACTGGCTGCTGCCGAGCCTGCACGTGTTCACCGTCGTCATAGCCGCGCTGCTCGGTCTGCTGTGGGCGCCCTGGGGGTGGCTGGTGCGGCGGGTGCTCGGCGGCGTGCCGGGGCCGGCGCGGGCCGCGGGCGCGCTCGTGGTGCTGCCCTCGGGGTGGCTGCTGGTCGAACTGGTCAGGTCCTGGGAGGGCCTTGGCGGCCCGTGGGGTCTGCTCGGCTCCAGCCAGTGGCAGGTGCCGCCCGCGCTGCGACTCGCGTCGGTGGGCGGGGTATGGCTGGTCAGCGCGTTCGTCGTGGTCGTGAACACGGGGGTCGCGCTGCTGGCCGTCGCGGGGGCGGCGGGTGCGGCGCGGACCTCGACAGGGCGTACGGGCGCTCCGGCCACGGGATACTCGACGCGGCAAACGGGCGCTCCGGCCACGGGATACTCGACGCGGCAAACGGGCGCTCCGGGCACAGAATCCTCGACGCGGCAAACGGGCGCTCCGGGCACGGACAGGGCAGCGAAGACGCAGAGGCCCACCTCCCTCACCGCCCCCATCCTCCCCGCCCTCGCCGGCATCCTCACCGTCGCCACCGCCACCGCGGCCGCCTGGGCGTGGGCCCCCCGGCCCGAATCCGCGGGGCACACCCGCGTCGCCGTCGTCCAGCCCGGCATCATCGCGGACGGCATCGCGAGCGCCGACAAGCGGCTGGCCCGCGAGGAGGCGCTGACCCGCACCCTGGCGGGCCGGCACCCGGACCTCGTCGTCTGGGGCGAGAGCAGCGTCGGGTTCGACCTGGCAGACCGGCCGGACGTGGCCCGCCGCATAGCCGCCCTCTCCCGCGAGGTGGGCGCGGACATCCTGGTGAACGTCGACGCGCGCCGCTCCGACCGGCCCGGGATATTCAAGAGTTCCGTCCTGGTGGGTCCGGACGGGCCGACCGGCGACCGCTACGACAAGATGCGGCTCGTACCCTTCGGCGAGTACATTCCGGCGCGCTCCCTGCTCGGCTGGGCGACGTCCGTCGGAAAGGCCGCGGGCGAGGACCGCAGGCGCGGCGACCGCCAAGTGGTGATGCGCACCGGCCACGACCTCCGTGTCGGCCCCCTCGTCTGCTTCGAGTCCGCGTTCCCCGACATGAGCCGCAGGCTCACCCGGGACGGGGCCCAGCTGCTGCTCGCCCAGTCCGCGACGTCGTCGTTCCAGAACAGCTGGGCGCCCCGGCAGCACGCGTCGCTCGCGGCGGTGCGGGCCGCGGAGACCGGCCGCCCCATGGTGCACGCCACGCTCACCGGCGTCTCCGCGGTGTACGGCCCTGAGGGTTCGCGCGTCGGCAGCACGATCGGCACCTCCGCGAGCGCCGCGGCCCTGTACGACGTGCCGCTGGCCACGGGCGAGACGGCGTACGTCGAGTGGGGCGACTGGCCCGTGCACGCCGCCCTGCTCGTGCTCCTCGCACTGGGCCTGACCGAGGGCCTGCGCTCCCTGCGATCACGTCGATCCCCCGGACAGGCCGCGGGCAGTGCCGCTCCCGCAACTAGCCCCGACCCTGCTCCTGAGCCGCGCGAACCACACGCTCGCACAGCTCATGGGTCGCCAGCGCGTCCCGGGCGCTGA
- a CDS encoding Gfo/Idh/MocA family protein has product MKIGCIGLGDIARKAYLPVLTTLPGVELHLQTRTPATLAEVAGVHHIPDSRCHTDLDALLAQDLDAAFVHAPTAVHPEIVTRLVEAGVPTYVDKPIAYEFADSERLVRLAEERGVSLAVGFNRRFAPGYAQCVEHPREMILMQKNRVGLPEDPRTLVLDDFIHVVDTLRFLAPGPIDDVTVRSRVEDGLMHHVVVQLAGDGFVAIGMMNRLSGSTEEILEISGQDTKRQVINLAEIVDHKGQPSVRRRGDWVPVARQRGIEQVVLSFLDAVRAGKLLSARDALATHELCERVVRAAQEQGRG; this is encoded by the coding sequence GTGAAGATCGGCTGCATCGGACTCGGCGACATCGCGCGGAAGGCGTACCTGCCCGTCCTCACCACCCTGCCCGGGGTCGAACTGCACCTGCAGACGCGCACGCCCGCGACCCTCGCCGAGGTCGCAGGCGTCCACCACATCCCGGACTCCCGCTGCCACACCGACCTGGACGCCCTCCTCGCCCAGGACCTCGACGCCGCGTTCGTGCACGCGCCGACCGCCGTGCACCCGGAGATCGTCACCCGGCTCGTCGAGGCGGGCGTGCCGACGTACGTCGACAAGCCCATCGCGTACGAATTCGCCGACTCCGAGCGTCTCGTGCGCCTCGCCGAGGAGCGTGGCGTCAGCCTCGCCGTCGGCTTCAACCGCCGCTTCGCGCCCGGCTACGCGCAGTGCGTCGAGCACCCCCGCGAGATGATCCTCATGCAGAAGAACCGCGTGGGGCTGCCCGAGGACCCGCGCACGCTCGTGCTCGACGACTTCATCCACGTCGTGGACACGCTGCGGTTCCTGGCGCCGGGCCCGATCGACGACGTCACGGTGCGTTCCCGTGTCGAGGACGGGCTCATGCACCACGTGGTGGTGCAGCTCGCGGGCGACGGGTTCGTCGCGATCGGCATGATGAACCGGCTGAGCGGCTCCACCGAGGAGATCCTCGAGATCTCCGGCCAGGACACCAAGCGGCAGGTGATCAACCTCGCCGAGATCGTCGACCACAAGGGCCAGCCCAGTGTGCGGCGGCGCGGCGACTGGGTGCCGGTGGCCCGTCAGCGCGGCATCGAGCAGGTCGTGCTGTCCTTCCTGGACGCCGTACGCGCGGGCAAGCTGCTCAGCGCCCGGGACGCGCTGGCGACCCATGAGCTGTGCGAGCGTGTGGTTCGCGCGGCTCAGGAGCAGGGTCGGGGCTAG
- a CDS encoding FAD-dependent monooxygenase, whose protein sequence is MNQALKPQPHAVVVGGGIGGLAAAIGLHASGWRVTVLERAASLEPVGSGIGLAPNAQRALDVLGLGDRVRALAAWEGDGGMRAQNGRWLVRTSAAAAEGTYGGSLVMLHRATLVDLLVSELPEKSLRTGAHARLKDPGTAGRPAVVSTDDGDIEADLVVGADGINSAVRAALFPAHPGPDYAGFTAWRFVIPAPDQPFTPHETWGRGGVWGTHPLKDGRVYAYATARLPEGGRAPDSEKAELRRRFADWHAPIPGLIDAVRAEDILRNDVRHLTTPLPAYHRGRVALLGDAAHAMAPSLGQGGNQAIEDAVVLAHHVAPVADPMTSGADLAAGLAAYSAARVPRTTGIVRRAARAARLTHPTSGPLIGVRDALVATATRLGPDFVMRSFSSIADWRPPQPPYAAGTTTGAAERQQTGDRRR, encoded by the coding sequence ATGAACCAGGCCCTGAAGCCGCAGCCCCACGCCGTCGTCGTGGGCGGCGGCATCGGCGGGCTCGCCGCGGCCATCGGGCTGCACGCGTCGGGCTGGCGCGTGACCGTCCTGGAGCGGGCCGCCTCCCTGGAACCCGTCGGCTCGGGCATCGGCCTCGCCCCCAACGCCCAGCGCGCCCTGGACGTCCTGGGCCTCGGCGACCGGGTCCGCGCGCTCGCCGCCTGGGAGGGCGACGGCGGGATGCGCGCGCAGAACGGCCGGTGGCTGGTGCGTACGAGCGCCGCCGCGGCCGAGGGGACGTACGGCGGATCGCTCGTCATGCTGCACCGGGCGACCCTCGTCGACCTGCTCGTCTCCGAGCTGCCCGAGAAGTCGCTGCGCACCGGCGCGCATGCCCGCCTCAAGGACCCCGGCACCGCGGGCCGCCCCGCCGTCGTCTCCACGGACGACGGCGACATCGAGGCGGACCTCGTCGTCGGCGCCGACGGCATCAACTCCGCCGTGCGCGCGGCACTGTTCCCGGCCCACCCCGGCCCGGACTACGCGGGGTTCACCGCGTGGCGTTTCGTCATCCCGGCGCCGGACCAGCCGTTCACGCCGCACGAGACGTGGGGCCGCGGCGGTGTCTGGGGCACGCACCCGCTGAAGGACGGCAGGGTGTACGCGTACGCCACCGCCCGGCTGCCCGAGGGAGGCAGGGCGCCCGACAGCGAGAAGGCGGAGCTCCGGCGCCGCTTCGCCGACTGGCACGCCCCGATCCCCGGCCTGATCGACGCCGTCAGGGCGGAGGACATCCTGCGCAACGACGTCCGCCACCTGACGACGCCGCTCCCCGCGTACCACCGCGGTCGCGTCGCCCTCCTCGGCGACGCCGCGCACGCCATGGCGCCGAGCCTCGGCCAGGGCGGCAACCAGGCCATCGAGGACGCCGTGGTCCTGGCCCACCACGTGGCACCGGTCGCCGACCCCATGACGTCGGGCGCCGACCTCGCCGCGGGTCTCGCGGCCTACAGCGCGGCCCGCGTCCCCCGCACCACCGGGATCGTCCGGCGTGCCGCGCGGGCCGCCCGTCTCACGCACCCCACCAGCGGCCCGCTCATCGGCGTACGCGACGCCCTCGTCGCGACGGCGACGCGCCTCGGCCCCGACTTCGTCATGCGGAGCTTCTCCTCCATCGCCGACTGGCGTCCTCCGCAACCCCCGTATGCTGCGGGAACGACGACCGGCGCCGCCGAGCGGCAGCAGACGGGCGACCGTCGTCGGTAG
- a CDS encoding TetR/AcrR family transcriptional regulator, with protein MSVRSAGAPRTDRTELIADAALALLAERGMRGLTHRAVDEAAGLPQGSTSNHARTRLALLEVAVRRQAEREAEILDPAEMPHPSAGRGQLAAGLAQALHRYLTGDHRQLLVSRYELAMEATRRPELRAYYDAAGAQFREPLVSLLRAAGSTAPERHTLSLVAWCDGLMFSCVAGSFHAATPTVEELRSSVGELLRGMLDA; from the coding sequence ATGTCCGTACGCAGCGCGGGTGCCCCCCGCACCGATCGCACCGAACTCATCGCCGACGCCGCCCTCGCCCTGCTCGCGGAACGCGGCATGCGCGGCCTCACCCACCGCGCCGTCGACGAGGCAGCCGGACTCCCCCAGGGCTCGACGTCCAACCACGCGCGAACCCGGCTCGCCCTCCTGGAAGTGGCGGTACGACGTCAGGCCGAGCGCGAGGCGGAGATCCTGGACCCCGCCGAGATGCCGCACCCCTCGGCGGGACGCGGGCAGCTGGCCGCCGGACTGGCCCAGGCCCTGCACCGGTACCTGACCGGCGACCATCGCCAACTCCTCGTATCCCGTTACGAGCTGGCGATGGAAGCGACCCGCAGGCCGGAACTGCGCGCCTACTACGACGCGGCCGGCGCCCAGTTCAGAGAGCCCCTGGTGTCCCTGCTCCGTGCCGCGGGCTCCACCGCGCCGGAGCGCCACACGCTGTCCCTGGTGGCCTGGTGCGACGGGCTGATGTTCTCGTGCGTGGCGGGTTCGTTCCACGCCGCGACGCCGACGGTGGAAGAGCTGCGGAGCAGTGTGGGGGAACTGCTGCGGGGGATGCTGGACGCGTGA
- a CDS encoding tetratricopeptide repeat protein: MTEQQEQTAEDAMMTRIGQAVMLHHGGDREEAQGRFLGLWGEIGEDGDPLHRCTLAHYMADTQADPSDELAWDLRALSAADELTDERLNEHHQSLAVRGFYPSLHLNLAADYVKLGRPGAARSHLRRARGAVGALEDDGYGRGIRDAIARLEGEVGEGSEEE; encoded by the coding sequence GTGACGGAGCAGCAGGAGCAGACGGCGGAGGACGCGATGATGACGCGGATCGGGCAGGCGGTCATGCTGCATCACGGCGGCGACCGCGAGGAGGCCCAGGGCCGTTTCCTCGGTCTGTGGGGAGAGATCGGCGAGGACGGCGACCCGCTGCACCGCTGCACGCTCGCGCACTACATGGCGGACACGCAGGCCGACCCCTCCGACGAACTGGCCTGGGACCTGCGGGCGTTGTCGGCGGCGGACGAGCTCACGGACGAGCGCCTGAACGAACACCACCAGTCGCTCGCGGTGCGCGGCTTCTACCCCTCGCTGCACCTGAACCTCGCCGCGGACTACGTGAAGCTGGGCCGCCCGGGAGCGGCCCGCAGCCATCTGCGCCGGGCGCGCGGCGCCGTCGGCGCACTGGAGGACGACGGCTACGGCAGGGGCATCAGGGACGCCATCGCCCGCCTGGAGGGGGAGGTGGGGGAGGGGAGCGAGGAGGAGTGA